In Solanum lycopersicum chromosome 3, SLM_r2.1, the genomic stretch ttgatgatatgacatgtttttttaaattaaagagtGTGTTGATGTTGGTTTggtaaaaaagaaattagttAGAGGAAGAAAGGATCAAAGTGgatcaagtattttttttccagatgGCTATAACATGATTGAAATGTGCAATTGTGACAACATTCCAATTGTGGCTATTTCTTCAAGTTGTCACTTTATAAAGCCCAATAAATTTGTAACTTACAATAACAAGATGATGGTGCCGATTGCTACTCCAAATTATAGTTGTGGTTTTATGGAAACTCTCATGATGGAGAAATTAAGAATGGACATGCTCAATTTTTCCTTCTAAAATTGTAGTCatggtttgtttatttttacATGTACAAAAGATGTGTATTTTGCATTTTCAAACTTTATCGTTTGGTTGTATTTGCaaccattatttttaatgaataaaagtataaaacaaatgtttgttatgttttatgttttatgaGTTTGAGATCATATTGTCAACTTGATCCTTTGTGCttttttaaagggaaaaggatcaaaaatacccttgaacTATTTGAAATAGCTCGTATATACCTTTAAACTTTATTTCGTCTCAAAACTATCCTTCCTTTCatactattgggtcaaaagtacTCTTCTTATTAACGAAAGTATTTAAATGCCACGTGGATGCCATATGGATGTCACATTGCATGCCAATAAGATTCCACTGCCACGACTAAATAGAAAGGATCAACGAtacccctaaactattcgaaatagctcatattacccttaaactatatttcggctcaaaactaccctttcCGTCAAACTATTGGATCAAAAGTACCCTTCTTATCAAtggaagttgttaaatgtcatgtggatATCACATTGCATGCCAAATAGGTTCCACTGTCACATAGACAAAATCCTTAAGTCCTAATTACTTCccccctcatttcattatttcagaaatgatatattcacccgttttttcatacttttcttcGTGGCTaggtttcaaagtggatattcatgcTTGTAggttagtatatatttttttcttattttattacgtTTACGACTTCAAAGCATATAGTTACAATTTCACAACTTTCCCCTAATTTCGCAGCTAAGGCTTCGTAGCTTTCTTGGGGGCagagtttcaaagtggatattcatggttgtaggttagtaaatattttttcttattttattacgtTTACAATTTCAAAGTATGATAATTAGAATTTCATAACTTTTCCATCATTTCGCGGCCAAGGTTTCATAACTTTTTTCGGAATTGAGTTGCAAAGTGGATTTTCGTGGTtgtaaacacaataaaataagaaaaaaatttactaagCTATAACCAcaaatatccactttgaaaccaGCGACGAAGAAAATCGTGAAACCCTAGCCGCGAAATGAGGGAGAAGGGGCGAAATCGTTttttggaaaatgatgaaatgagtaattaagatttagggatttagtcaaTGTGACACATGtggaatttaacaactttcgcTAATAAGAAGGTCACTTTTGACCGAATAGTTTGACGGGAAGGatagttttgagccgaaatatagtttaaggatatatatgagctatttcagatagtttaagggtatttttgaccatTTTCCTTTTAGTCTATGTGACAGTGGAAATCTATTGGGGTGTCATGTGGCatccacatgacatttaacaaTTTTCGTTAATTAGAAGGACAGTTTTGACCCAATAATTTGAcggaagggtagttttgagccaaaatatagtttaagagtatatatgagctatttcaaatagtttaagggtatttttgactatttctcattttttaaaaaaaaattcttcaaagtTAGGCTCTACTATAGAGATGTGGattcataaattaaagttgattatttttaatgaatgaaaCTATAAGAGAAAtgcttgttatattttatgttttatgagtTTGAAATCATATTGTTAAGAgaaaatgatttgaaaaatatttcaattttgatcGCATTGTTGTTACAATAccaaattttatgaagaatcttttatccatgcattatttaaataagtattttaatGGTATATATATGCCCACATGGacacattaatatttataattatgcaatatttatgatgttcaagtgaatatatatatatatgtacatctttaaaatacactattaagtAGTGTAGGGGATAAAAGTTCGCGCAACGTGTCCTTACTTGGTGGATcgttaattattcaattttaaaaagagggatgaattataaattaaaattatgaatttatagttttttttaaaataaaatgaagctATTTAATAGTGCTCAAGGGAACTAAACACTCATCGAGAAGGGTAGCAAAATTTAAGTTGGTTATAGCTTTGCcgcaactattttttttattttaaaaaaagcatATTTAAACAATTGTATTATgtgagttatatatatatatttttcgaGGTTCATAAATCATAccttacttattattttttcgtattaaaatataccttgatgTTTACTTACTGTACACACAATTGttgatataatttaataaatatttgaccAACTTAATATCAAGATGTTagtgaataaaattattttaaggtaTAGTGATAATTGAAATGTGTAAAATAATTGTTAGTTTAACTatgaaattcactaaatattaATGTTAGTATTTTGTCAATCAATTAAATGTAGTCCAATAATATAAAGTATAACTtttgatcaaaataataatcaataaatgtatattttgttttttattatatgatatatatttaactaataaatataattattttgattgatCGTCTAAATATAACTTGccataattttttgttttgttactACTGTCGTAAAAAATACGACATGTTAGTTGGAACAAATGATAcaatttatgatttttcaaCAAACGACAAAAAGGATCATCAAATAAAGAATTGTgatataaaatagaaattatatgTGGATGCAtatactttatatttatttcctttACTAAACacacaacaatatatatatatatatatatatatgaaatttcctAAATATTAATGTAAGTAATCAATTAAATGTAGTCcaaaaatataaagtataacttttgatcaaaataataatcaacaaatgcatattttgttttgtaacaccccgtattcaaaatagactaaaaatcagctttttagaaaaatctgcaggtgcaaccaacgggtccatcgacggtccgtagaacgatccacggtccgtcctgcacattcGTCAATGGGGTCAGAAACCTCCAAAATCTCAACCTAGGAAAATTTGATTAAGTCATAATCGACGAACGAACCGTCGAcaccccattcacccactctctgacaagagccaCAGATGATCAGCTCGGTCCATAGGTGGACCCACGGTTTAtaggtctgaccgtaggtggGAACTAGCAGACAGTTAagggggaaatgcagttgggttaacttcaaatggtcataactcttagcacaaaatgaattatgtgtctcatgacctacccacaaatagataattgaattaactttccatagccaccgaccttgctaaaatcagacctccaagtaaaaagttatgtctattttagtaaaggcctgtcgaacaggCCTAACTTACGGACCCAaaagacggaccgtcgatggaacgacggaccgtctgtCTAGGTCGTTGTTTTGTCCAATAGCAATTaacccaggggtcttttggtcttttaccacttcgtttaaaccctatgatacatcattttgaccctaaatcatcagattttagtcactttaatcctagaaacataactaaaacttaccctaagtcaaatcattaatcaaaacttagaaaaattagaagcaagaaaggagaaaagggtcaacaaccctagttcaagaatgcatcAAGGTTCCACAGTTTCAACCCcaaaatctaagtgtttctccgtgaatttcatcgccaggtatgtgagatttcactagtgggttcctttcacccattaagtccctagttttcagtcaattcttgattctcttatcatgattaaacatagggtttctagaagtttaataaaacttcatgaatttactaaatatatgttccaaatcagatggtaaagttattattcattttatcgCATggatttcagaaccctagctttgtatttctttagttcttgaattacacattctaggtcagatatttcagctattcagttatacatgcctcagtttttaatgtatcattatcagattaaatgttgcattctcagtttgcatgttcaattttgAGCTATTCAGTATTTCTAGGAAATTCAGacataatttgttaattatataaattaatgggAGTAACATAATAcggagttggactagggttcagcatacccaattagtcccagaactactagtcAAGTAGATTGTAAGTCTCGTCtctgggcaatcagtttagtgatcacgccagcatgacTTTCTACCTctggcaaggtatattgggttcTCGATGGAgagtatacatcggactccacacttagctcatgtggttttattatcggttattagtagctcccacagttcagtcaaattcttttgcattgaccatttatcagtatactcAATATTCtatttcagcatgttataaattggtcaatgCATTCAATTATATCTCAGTATTCATAATTTAtgtcatgttcagattattatacctGCTTTGTGCTTGTTCATTTATGcattatttcagctttattctatcctacatgctcagtacctttcaagtactaatgcatacgtgcgctacaacttctcatgatgtaggttcaacttctcagcatctagatcacgcatagatcaattttcgatctccagttcagcagattcagtggtgagtcctcattctccgaggacaacaatcatgagtttcatttcagtctttagtctttaagtttcagtttttgctagatttagctgaagcttgtcccaatatttctagtccacattagaggctattttcagatataattagtttcaacttagtattgagttaatattttttttgtattaaaatcattgttttcaaatatctcagttatacaATATGGGtatttccccatcttttcagtttaaatttatgatttagcttccataACAGTTTACATtttttagtatgctcatgatcatgtcagCAGAGTTATTTTGAGATCACTTGTGATCCTAGAGGtgtgacatattttttattatattatatatatttaactaaggaatataattattttgattgatCGTCTAAATATATAACTTgccataatttttattttgttgctaatgCCGTAGAAGATATGATGTGTAAGTTATTACAAATGATACAATTTGTGATTTTTCAACAAATGACAATAAGGATCATCaaattatgaattgtgatataaaattatgatataaaatagaaattatatttgGATGCATATATAATAatgtgattttaaaaaaaaaatcttaatttttatacaatcttatCCGATGACTAAAAATATTAGATACTGAGTAGTCATATTGATAAatcgtatatttttttgttcctataaataaatatttgtgattacaaacatataaatacacataaattttatcaaaattacaattataaaaaaataaacagtaATTTTTCacgtaaaataaaaacaattaattttctCACTGAACATGAATcttgttaaataaaatttaaaataaatttctaaattgttaaatttataagtaagttttacatttagaaaatattaaaactataattaagaatgttaaattatattattcatgtcCAAGCCTCATTTGCAATCATAATTTCTTATTGTAATGTGTcttatttgaattttgtttattcgatatttatattaaaattctttttttaagtttttttctttatatatttagaaaacTCAAACTCCGAGAGTAGAACCTTTTCTTTTATCGACACCCAAAGCGACTTTTGTAGCAGAAGCAAACAATGTTAGCTCTACTCATTGCTTTCTTCTCACAATTGCTAATAATCTCAAATGGAATCTCAAATTCTCACTATTTTCTTCAGCAAATCAATTCGGAAAACAAGTATTTGACCAAGGAAGAACACTGGTTCAATCAGACTCTTGATCACTTTTCTCCCTATGTAAGTAAATTATCCTCTTTTTGAAGTATGGGAAGGGAATTATAAGTTGAGGAATCGAACTCTTGGGGTGAAGCTTTACTAGTTAATCAATTGAGCTATTGGATTCTCCAATCctgttctgttttttttttttttttgtgaaatctgTTGGTAATTTTAGGGAAACAGAGTTTGTTAAGTACTGTATGGTTTTAGTTTATAAGCAATGTTTAAATTTGACTTATGGAAATTTTCTTAtgttatattgaattttgtgtaaggcatttttggattttttttggggggttgcTGTTTTTTACATTGCAAATGTTGTTAGTGGGAGGTGGAACGTATTCCGTAGAATTAGTTGTTAGCTGATACCTATTGTTGGTGAGAGGTGGCGTATATGCCATAGAATCAGTTAATGAGGTATCTGTTGGTGGTGGTAGGTGGTAGGTATCTCAAAAAGTTAGTTAACCTGCTCCCTACAGTAAATTAGTGGACCTGATACAAGTTTTAGGTGGGAGGTGACAAGTATCCTTTAGAATTAGTCGAAGTGCATGCAAACTTGGGTTCACTGTTTTTCTTAGAAAAACTCATGATCTACCTTTGAAATTAGAGTTTTTAGTAATAAAGATGAATCCTTTAGATGGATTCTTGTTTTTGATGTACTTACATTTTTTGTGTATGGCTTTTGCAAAGGGGAAAcctttttttgtgaaatttgtttgtatttttaggAAAGAGAGTTTGTTTCAGTAGTATGATTTTCACTTATATACAGTGTTTAGTTTGATTTATGGAAATTTTCTTgtgttattttgaattttgtgtgaTGCATTTTCTGGGAAGAATTGTTTTGGGTTTGCTATTTTTTCTTGGAGAAAGTCATAATATACCCTTGAAATTGTAGTTTTTAGAGATAAAATGTTTTTTCGTGAGATGAATATTTGTTTTTGCTGCAACAAGTTGTTGTGATTTTTGTACTGATGAGGGAGAAACAAAGTGGTAAATAAGGGAGAAAGGGAGGGAATTTGCTACAGTAGATTGACCCATTGTATAGCTTTAACTCGGTGCTGCAATTTGTAGGATCATCGTACATTTGGACAGAGGTACTATGAGTTTTTTGACCATTTCCGAATTCCTGATGGAccgatatttttgaaaatttgtggaGAATCTGCATGCAGTGGGATACCGAACGATTACCTCAGTGTAAGTTGATAGTCTTTACTTCTGATACTATTCCTAGTGAATGCATTCATAAAATTCTTGTTTCATCCTTTGATTGTGTTTATCAGGACAGTTGGTCTTTGTCATTGTCCCTTCCAgcttcccctttttttttttctccactaCCCAACTCACTTTCTATCTCCCCTTTCTGCCATGGGCAGGGTTACATGGTGGTATGGGTTGGAAAAGGAACTGGTAAATAAAGTGTTCTTCCATTTCATGTCACCTAAGGTCTTTAGgaaatttgaaagaaatggTTGAtctgtatttattttatatctagTTCCACATTTACTGCAATATTGGTTATATACTCAAGGACACTTTAGCACTACTAAAGTTGGTCGAAATGTTCTCGTGGGTGTTAACTCAACTATCTCAGACGATATCTATTTGAATCTGTTTTAATGCTTTTTTGAGTTGAAGGAAACAAGTGCCTCTCGCCTcaacattttcatattatgttcTCTTTATGGAGACTTATATGTCTGACATGGCAGTGTGCCATGAAAATTCCTTTGTCAATGTCTTTGATGCTGAAGAAGCATTGGAACTTCAATATACCCGGTAGAGTGTACACAAACCTTACTTTACCTTATGGAGATACAGAgactttcttttgtattttattgtGGTAAGTAAGTAAACAATATTGTCCTTAAAGCATTTGTGTATAATCTAGGCAAACAATATGGAGATCGGGAATGGGACAGGGGTGGGTTGTGTTGGAGGATATGGAGGAGAAAATCAATGTGGAATGCCATTTATGGAACTTGTGTTTCCTACTTCTGCTAGGAAAGTCTTTTCTTTTTAGGAACTTATTTTCGtagagaaaatgttttccaaaaattttGATCAACCAAACATGGAAAATCGGAAAACAGAAAAGattttcctccataccaaacacaccctaataCTCTGGATAtacttttttatatgttatagctGGAGAACTAGAATTTTTGACGGCTGCTAGCAGAAAAAGAGAAGGCCCTGACATATGTACATCATtactgaaaattttgaattttacttGTTCCATCTTTTAAACTATCAAACCAAAGGTTCTGTTTCTGTAAGTCTCTAGGGGAGAAAATTAGTTTCCAGTATGGCCTTCATAATCCTAAATAAGCTGATATAAACAAGTGCTTATTTGATTCATAGGAGACCTAAATCAAAATTACAAATGGACATTCGCTGAGAACGTCTTTCTCTTTTTCCAGGAGGCGTTTACTAATAACTATTCCCATACATCTTTTGTGCATTTTGCAGTTTTTGTCTTACTTccgtaaaaagaaaaagaaaaaaagaaagattagTCTCCAGTAATACCATTTAGCCTATATATCACTTCTTTGTCATTTTGAAGTACTATGCTCAGATAAAAATCTTACTTGATGATGGATGTAACAGTAACCTTATtcacacttttttctttttgtcaaaTGAAGCTTTTAATAAGGTTTTAAAGATTGACCCTTCGTGAAATCACCACAAAACAAGCTTGCAAGGCGTTGTTTGGTGATCAAACTTTTATTGAATATGGTCCAGTTTTTAAAATACTACCAAAATAAAATCTGTGACACCAATGTCACTAAGTGGAATTGTGCATGTCTAACTTActgtttaaattcaaaattgttaAGAATTTTTACTATCTATTACAGTcatgttttcaattttaaaatcaagGTGTAaggatatgtttgttatttcaGATGCTAGTATCTTTATTACTTATACGAAGTACTCGTATTCCATTTCATATTTGGTGTACTATAATAGAGGAATTCCCTCATAAGTTATGTAGAACGTGATTTTATTTATACGAGGAACAGAAGTGGTAATCGCTCCACATAATAATGCAGATTTCACACCGATATTTTGATCCAAACAACCTAGGCACTGAGTTCCAGCTTGTAGTATTCTTATTAGCTAACTCAAAACAAGCACATGGCAACATGTTCTGGCTGTGATAATGACTTGTCATCTAGAGTCATGGAAGTCTAAAACCATAAGCTAACTTACTTTTACTTTGTTTGGTTTGAGGACTGGTTGGGAATATGCACTGAGCCTGAAGAATACTTCTAAACCTTGAATGTCTAACAGGTTTTAGCAAAGAAGTTTGGAGCTGCTATCGTTACTCTTGAGCATCGGTATTATGGGAAGAGTTCACCCTTCAAGTCCTTAACAACTGGGAATCTGAAATATTTGTCATCAAAACAGGCACTTTTTGACTTAGCAGCTTTCAGGAATTTCTATCAGGTTGGCATCTTAAGCCTATTTCCTTTATCTATGGTAATCTCATATCAATTCGAAGCATGCCACTTCTTTTACAATCAAGCTCGATAGTTTGTGGGTTACATAACTGCTATCTCTAATCTGATAGCATGACAATAGTGGGATTAGCCAACCTCCAAATTTGTAACACTATAGGTAAACATGCCTTGGTATCATAGCACTTGGCCTAAAACTAACTTAAAACCTGAAGAGCATCTTGTTAATGAAATGCATGTTATGTAAGTTCAAATTGACaatgaaataattaacttaaggcAAACATGAATTGATGAGCCTTTTTTTGTTGGCACCTTGAAGCTAACCACATCGTATTCAGGTTTGTATATATAAGCCGTATGATGTTACATCACTGATTTGGTTTTCCACTTCTCAACTCTGCTTCTTACCCCTTTGTATGTGTGTTTTCAGTGGATAATATTTCTGATATGTTGCAGGAGTCCTTGAATGTGAAGCTCAACAGATCCAATATTGGAAACCCATGGTTCGTCTTCGGTGTTTCTTACTCCGGAGCCCTTAGTGCATGGTTCCGCCTGAAGTTTCCTCACTTAACTTGTGGAAGCCTTGCAAGCTCTGCTGTAGTTCAAGCAGTTTACAGCTTCTCAGAGTTTGACAAGCAGGTAAAATTGTGCTACTTTGATTGTTAATATTTATGCAGTTTTCGTCTTATCAGAAATAGATGCTTATACAGAGGAAGCTCTTTTGGATGTTCTTCATTGTATTTATCTTTCTTAGGTGTTTTTTTTGGATTGTAAAACAGTTGTTCTGGTTTCTTTTGTTTTGGAAGGTGGATGTGGTCTCCTTGTATGGTGTTGGGCAATACTCACATCATGAGCTAGCTTTTAGGGTTGAGTTAGGTTCAAGGTCCATTTTTTTACATGGTATTAGACCATACCCATCCCATTTCTTGGTTACCCAAGCCCATATTATGCTATCTACGCTCCTGTTGGCAGGTTTGGGTGTTCAAGGGTGTGTGTAAATTCCCACATTGGTTCTGGATGGTGATTTGGTCGCTTTGTATGATATTGGAGAATCCTCATCTCATGAGCTtgcttttggggttgagttaggccAAAGGTCCATTTTgtaaacaacaacatacccattACAGTATTGTTTTCCTGAAAACAATACTTTCGTTTGTCAcagttgttttctttttttcagaACAAACAAGCCTACTAGAATattctttcaaaaattaatggTACTAATAAAAGGAAGAGAATAAAATGggggaaaataaaaatacacaacTGGTCCTCAATCACTAAACGAGGAAGAAGATTTGAGAATAAAGCCCTCTAACTCTCTATACAAGTCTAAAAGTGAAGCTATATCATAAGCTTATGTACTTTATAACACGTAAATCTCGACCACTCTTCCCGTACATAATTAGAAGATATTCTGCATTGGAAAATGCTTATGTTTCAGTCAAGCCACACACACTGAACAATGTGACTTAGGTGACCTAAAAGAGCTTTGCTGCTTCTCTTATCAAAACCCACACAAAAAATGTCCTGCCTCTGCTTCCATTATAACCACAATGTCTAATAAAGAGTAACTTATAAAATGTATACACTGAAACTCTATATTCCTCTACAATACCAAAATATTTTCAGTAATCTCTTATTCCTAAGAGCACTTTAGCTATTGTCGGTCTGAAAATTACCTCAATCATTCAAAATTTAAGTTTCAGCAGAAGTTTAATGCTCCAAATGGGAGTAGCCAAATGAAAAATGCCTAAACATTAGGTTGGGTAAGCTATAAGAGGAAAGACTTTCAAGAGAGTAAATTCCAAAAGGAAGCTTACCAGAAATAGACCTAAACACCCTGAAATTAAGACATTGATGAGAATGTTTGTggctttgttttttttttccagacaATTTCTTTAGGATTAGTGAATTCGACTCTTGATTGTCCTTCTACAGGTTGGTGAATCTGCTGGTCCAGAATGTAAAGCAACATTGCAAGAAATTACCAAACTAGTAGAAGCAAAACTTACATCAAATCCCAAGGACGTTAAAGCATTGTTTGGGGCTGATGAGGTTTGAAATTTgtaacttcttttattttttatgtcaatTGTGGCTGTTTCtgtgatttcttttttttcttcttgagaGTTCTCTGATATTGTCCTCTCAATCACCTAAAGCAGCATAGGTGAAGATATAC encodes the following:
- the LOC101248271 gene encoding probable serine protease EDA2 isoform X1, which translates into the protein MLALLIAFFSQLLIISNGISNSHYFLQQINSENKYLTKEEHWFNQTLDHFSPYDHRTFGQRYYEFFDHFRIPDGPIFLKICGESACSGIPNDYLSVLAKKFGAAIVTLEHRYYGKSSPFKSLTTGNLKYLSSKQALFDLAAFRNFYQESLNVKLNRSNIGNPWFVFGVSYSGALSAWFRLKFPHLTCGSLASSAVVQAVYSFSEFDKQVGESAGPECKATLQEITKLVEAKLTSNPKDVKALFGADELRNDSDFLYFVADAAVTAFQYGSPDRLCIPLLEAKKSGEDLVNAYATYVKDYYVKTFGVSVKTYDQENLKNTAVNGDTSDRLWWFQVCTEVAYFQVAPLNDSIRSSKVDTRYHLDLCRNVFGASIYPDVDATNLYYGGTKIAGSKIVFTNGSQDPWRHASKQTSSPELPSYIISCHNCGHGTDMRGCPQSPLVPEGDAKNCSSPDAVRKVREKIVEHIDLWLSQCQVSGRSSI
- the LOC101248271 gene encoding probable serine protease EDA2 isoform X2; amino-acid sequence: MLALLIAFFSQLLIISNGISNSHYFLQQINSENKYLTKEEHWFNQTLDHFSPYDHRTFGQRYYEFFDHFRIPDGPIFLKICGESACSGIPNDYLSVLAKKFGAAIVTLEHRYYGKSSPFKSLTTGNLKYLSSKQALFDLAAFRNFYQESLNVKLNRSNIGNPWFVFGVSYSGALSAWFRLKFPHLTCGSLASSAVVQAVYSFSEFDKQVGESAGPECKATLQEITKLVEAKLTSNPKDVKALFGADELRNDSDFLYFVADAAVTAFQYGSPDRLCIPLLEAKKSGEDLVNAYATYVKDYYVKTFGVSVKTYDQENLKNTAVNGDTSDRLWWFQVCTEVAYFQVAPLNDSIRSSKVDTRYHLDLCRNVFGASIYPDVDATNLYYGGTKIAGSKIVFTNGSQDPWRHASKQTSSPELPSYIISCHNCGHGTDMRGCPQSPLVPEGDAKNCSSPDAVRKVREKIVEHIDLWLSQCQVSDV